In a genomic window of Streptomyces kaniharaensis:
- a CDS encoding class I SAM-dependent methyltransferase, translating into MNQSPTGSFYDEFAAGYHLLYPDWEASVARQGTSLDALVRARLGDRPGTVLDCACGIGTQAIGLTALGHRVTGTDLSPVAAARATREAAQRGLRLPTAAADMRQLPFIDGTFDVVVCADNSLPHLLTPEDIRAALTAMRRTLRSGGLLLLTTRPYDDLRRTRPTSTPPQTTEPDGQRSVIFQLWHWHEDGERYDLELFQLRPDADGEWRTEVHRSTYWALTRAQLTTLATEAGFTDVTWELPEHTGFFQPVLIARTP; encoded by the coding sequence ATGAACCAATCCCCCACCGGTAGCTTCTACGACGAGTTCGCGGCCGGCTACCACCTGCTCTACCCCGACTGGGAAGCCTCCGTCGCCCGCCAGGGCACGAGCCTGGACGCCCTCGTCCGGGCCCGCCTCGGCGACCGGCCGGGCACCGTTCTGGACTGCGCCTGCGGTATCGGCACCCAGGCGATCGGCCTCACCGCCCTCGGCCATCGCGTCACCGGCACGGACCTCAGCCCGGTCGCGGCCGCTCGCGCCACCCGCGAGGCCGCCCAGCGCGGCCTCCGTCTGCCCACGGCGGCCGCCGACATGCGGCAACTCCCCTTCATCGACGGCACCTTCGACGTCGTCGTGTGCGCCGACAACTCGCTCCCCCACCTGCTCACCCCCGAGGACATCCGGGCCGCCCTTACCGCCATGCGCCGCACCCTGCGCAGCGGTGGCCTGCTCCTCCTCACCACCCGCCCCTACGACGACCTGCGCCGCACACGCCCGACGTCCACCCCTCCGCAGACCACCGAGCCGGACGGGCAACGGTCCGTCATCTTCCAGCTGTGGCACTGGCACGAGGACGGCGAGCGGTACGACCTGGAGCTCTTCCAGCTCCGCCCCGACGCCGACGGCGAGTGGCGCACCGAGGTCCACCGCTCCACCTACTGGGCACTCACCCGGGCCCAGCTGACCACGCTCGCCACGGAGGCAGGGTTCACCGACGTGACGTGGGAACTCCCCGAGCACACCGGCTTCTTCCAGCCCGTGCTCATCGCCCGTACGCCCTGA
- a CDS encoding class I SAM-dependent methyltransferase, translating to MRTFEELIAEAEAVSVAGWDFFWLDGRATEERPSWGYQRRLGERLARASAALDIQTGGGEVLAGAGKFPPVMAATESWPPNVARATKLLHPLGAVVVAAPDEPPLPFADGAFDLVSSRHPVRAWWTEIARVLRPGGTYFAQHVGPASGFELVEYFLGPQPEARKARRPEDESAAARAAGLEVVDLRSERLRMEFFDIGAVVYFLRKVIWMVPGFTVEAYREQLRELDALIRADGPFVAHSARILIEARKPGGPC from the coding sequence ATGCGCACCTTCGAGGAACTGATCGCCGAGGCCGAAGCCGTGTCCGTGGCCGGCTGGGACTTCTTCTGGCTGGACGGACGCGCCACGGAGGAGCGGCCGTCCTGGGGCTACCAGCGCCGGCTGGGCGAGCGGCTGGCCCGTGCCTCCGCCGCGTTGGACATTCAGACCGGGGGCGGTGAGGTGCTCGCCGGGGCCGGAAAGTTCCCGCCGGTCATGGCGGCGACCGAGTCCTGGCCGCCGAACGTCGCCCGCGCGACGAAGCTGCTGCACCCGCTGGGCGCGGTCGTGGTCGCGGCCCCGGACGAGCCGCCGCTGCCGTTCGCCGACGGGGCGTTCGACCTGGTCAGCAGCCGGCACCCGGTGAGGGCGTGGTGGACGGAGATCGCCCGGGTGCTGCGGCCGGGCGGCACGTACTTCGCCCAGCACGTGGGGCCGGCGTCCGGCTTCGAACTGGTGGAGTACTTCCTGGGCCCGCAGCCCGAGGCACGGAAAGCCCGCCGTCCCGAGGATGAGAGCGCCGCCGCGCGGGCCGCCGGGCTGGAGGTCGTGGACCTGCGGTCGGAGCGCTTGCGGATGGAGTTCTTCGACATCGGCGCGGTCGTGTACTTCCTGCGCAAGGTGATCTGGATGGTGCCGGGCTTCACCGTCGAGGCGTACCGGGAACAGCTGCGCGAGCTGGACGCCCTGATCCGCGCCGACGGGCCGTTCGTCGCGCACTCGGCCCGCATCCTGATCGAGGCCCGAAAGCCGGGCGGCCCGTGTTAG
- a CDS encoding helix-turn-helix domain-containing protein encodes MADDADFENVLNTVGPRLRALRRERGTTLAKLAAATGISLSTLSRLESGQRKPTLELLLPLAREYRVPLDELVGAPATGDPRIHPRPVTRNGQTIVPLTRHLGGMHAYKHIMPPGHGAGPEPELKVHEGYEWLYVLSGRLRLMLGTHDLVLAAGEAAEFDTRTPHAFGNAGSQPVEFLSLFGPQGERIHVRARPGTSVR; translated from the coding sequence ATGGCCGACGACGCAGACTTCGAGAACGTCCTGAACACGGTGGGGCCCCGACTGCGGGCGCTGCGGCGCGAGCGCGGCACCACGCTCGCCAAACTGGCCGCCGCCACCGGGATCTCGCTCAGCACCCTCTCCCGGCTGGAGTCCGGGCAGCGCAAGCCGACCCTGGAACTGCTGCTGCCGCTGGCCCGGGAGTACCGGGTGCCGCTGGACGAACTGGTCGGCGCCCCGGCCACCGGCGACCCGCGGATCCATCCGCGCCCGGTGACCAGGAACGGTCAGACGATCGTGCCACTCACCCGCCACCTCGGCGGCATGCACGCCTACAAGCACATCATGCCGCCGGGGCACGGCGCCGGGCCCGAGCCGGAGTTGAAGGTGCACGAGGGCTACGAGTGGCTGTACGTGCTGTCCGGCCGGCTGCGGCTGATGCTCGGGACGCACGACCTGGTGCTGGCCGCGGGGGAGGCGGCCGAGTTCGACACCCGCACCCCGCACGCCTTCGGCAACGCCGGCTCGCAGCCGGTGGAGTTCCTCAGCCTGTTCGGTCCGCAGGGCGAGCGGATCCACGTCCGTGCCCGCCCGGGAACCTCTGTTCGGTAG
- a CDS encoding DUF6745 domain-containing protein, protein METVLPGALRSPDALESTETLGSGGTGVDGVLAEVTARWRASAAATGPADRAAAERAVRAAYRAAGLPEPAEIRWFGSPLAAAEAALKLRAGGAVSVREAVRTRAWEKARRQAVERVGAAGWAAHWALTGGELGPVTIPLADRVRNAVIDRLAPEAVRARRTTVRLALLDAVRGQHDGPWFAAFEAAGESADAVAPLADAAREAGWWWPYEDVALISERPVELHRDEAGRLDRADGPALAYPDGFALHAWRGMPVPAEFLADLGGVTVERIRTEENAELRRVMLEHYGYDRYLADSGAEPIHRDETGVLWRIVLPDDEPVVMVEVVNSTAEPDGTFRTYWLRVPPSTRTARAGVAWTFGIPESEYHPQRET, encoded by the coding sequence ATGGAGACGGTTCTTCCCGGCGCCCTCAGGAGCCCTGACGCACTCGAGAGCACCGAGACCCTCGGGAGCGGCGGCACGGGTGTGGACGGCGTGCTTGCCGAGGTGACGGCCCGCTGGCGGGCGAGTGCGGCGGCGACCGGCCCCGCCGACCGGGCGGCGGCCGAGCGCGCGGTCCGGGCCGCCTACCGGGCGGCCGGGCTGCCCGAGCCCGCCGAGATCCGCTGGTTCGGCTCCCCGCTGGCGGCCGCCGAGGCGGCGCTGAAGCTGCGGGCCGGCGGTGCGGTGAGCGTGCGCGAGGCCGTCCGCACCCGGGCCTGGGAGAAGGCTCGGCGGCAGGCCGTCGAGCGGGTCGGCGCGGCCGGGTGGGCGGCGCACTGGGCCCTCACCGGCGGCGAACTCGGCCCGGTCACCATCCCGCTCGCCGACCGCGTGCGCAACGCCGTCATCGACCGTCTCGCCCCCGAGGCGGTCCGCGCGCGCCGCACCACCGTCCGCCTCGCCCTGCTCGACGCCGTCCGCGGACAGCACGACGGACCCTGGTTCGCCGCCTTCGAGGCGGCCGGGGAGAGCGCCGACGCCGTCGCGCCGCTGGCCGACGCCGCCCGCGAGGCCGGCTGGTGGTGGCCGTACGAGGACGTCGCGCTGATCAGCGAGCGGCCCGTCGAACTGCACCGCGACGAGGCCGGGCGGCTCGACCGCGCCGACGGCCCCGCCCTCGCCTACCCCGACGGCTTCGCCCTGCACGCCTGGCGCGGCATGCCCGTCCCCGCCGAGTTCCTGGCCGACCTCGGCGGCGTCACCGTCGAACGGATCCGCACCGAGGAGAACGCCGAGCTGCGCCGCGTGATGCTGGAGCACTACGGCTACGACCGCTACCTCGCCGACTCCGGCGCAGAGCCGATCCACCGCGACGAGACCGGCGTGCTGTGGCGGATCGTCCTGCCGGACGACGAACCCGTGGTCATGGTCGAGGTCGTCAACTCCACCGCCGAGCCGGACGGCACCTTCCGCACCTACTGGCTGCGCGTCCCGCCGAGCACCCGCACCGCGCGGGCCGGGGTCGCCTGGACCTTCGGCATACCCGAGTCCGAGTACCACCCGCAGCGCGAGACCTGA
- a CDS encoding ATP-grasp domain-containing protein — MGRRDLVLLTDHSSIEGSREVMATAVRTVTGGAPVLLDARHFMTAGADLPPGTGRIEAGGAGGVRLEADGHVVTTDTVVVYEIPPHRRRAFAHCQRLLRAHGVRSLGADARAWRAATEKDVTVACFTRDGIPHMPTITLSGPSPEAAAEAFERLGGDVWARPCVGMGGDDVFHVTTRAQLAAAARHYADYGADWLIARDARNFTADGRRHQYRVVVLGGRVVRAVEHVQPDPDAPCNESRGAACIMLHIDELPSGLGELAVAAAKSLGLPLAGVDLAAESGGVVFEVNVHPAFGRRGLEQVAVPYVAAHLAP; from the coding sequence ATGGGCCGACGCGACCTTGTGCTTCTGACCGATCACAGCTCGATTGAGGGCAGCCGGGAGGTGATGGCCACGGCCGTACGGACCGTCACCGGTGGGGCGCCCGTCCTGCTCGACGCCCGGCACTTCATGACCGCCGGCGCCGACCTGCCTCCCGGCACCGGCCGGATCGAGGCCGGCGGCGCCGGCGGAGTGCGGCTGGAGGCCGACGGCCACGTCGTGACCACGGACACGGTGGTGGTCTACGAGATCCCGCCGCACCGGCGCCGCGCGTTCGCGCACTGCCAACGGCTGCTGCGCGCGCACGGCGTCCGCTCGCTCGGCGCCGACGCCCGGGCCTGGCGGGCGGCTACCGAGAAGGACGTGACGGTCGCGTGCTTCACCCGCGACGGCATCCCGCACATGCCCACGATCACGCTCTCCGGCCCGAGCCCGGAAGCCGCCGCCGAGGCCTTCGAGCGGCTCGGCGGCGACGTCTGGGCCCGGCCCTGCGTGGGCATGGGCGGCGACGACGTCTTTCATGTCACCACCCGCGCCCAACTCGCCGCCGCCGCACGGCACTACGCCGACTACGGAGCGGACTGGCTGATCGCCCGGGACGCCCGGAACTTCACCGCGGACGGTCGCCGGCACCAGTACCGGGTGGTGGTGCTCGGCGGCCGGGTCGTCCGCGCGGTGGAACACGTCCAGCCGGACCCCGACGCGCCGTGCAACGAGTCCCGGGGCGCCGCCTGCATCATGCTCCACATCGACGAACTGCCATCGGGCCTGGGCGAGTTGGCGGTAGCCGCAGCCAAGTCCCTCGGGTTGCCGCTGGCCGGCGTCGACCTCGCGGCCGAGAGCGGTGGCGTGGTCTTCGAGGTCAACGTCCACCCGGCCTTCGGCCGGCGAGGCCTGGAGCAGGTCGCCGTCCCGTACGTCGCCGCGCATCTCGCACCCTAG
- the lepB gene encoding signal peptidase I: protein MSVEQSTGTGDSGGAGADGTIVDGESADGKSADSTGTDGSSADSKGADGKEKKKRPFWQELPILLVIALLLSLGIKTFFVQAFSIPSGSMEQTLAVGDRVLVDKFTPWFGAKPERGEVVVFRDPGGWLEGAPKRSDDGVTGAIQTALSAVGLMPSADEKDLIKRVIAVGGDTVECKKGSPLKVNGVVLDEPYLYPGSTPCDNDPVGTVVVPEDHLWVMGDHRNNSRDSRPHHNETGDGFVPVDNVVGRAFVVAWPISRWDTLPVPDTFDQKRLAAPSLPEAPSGPGAAALAAAVPLTLWRRRRRARRGAEAAPRS, encoded by the coding sequence ATGAGTGTCGAGCAGAGCACGGGGACCGGTGACAGCGGTGGGGCCGGAGCAGACGGCACCATCGTCGACGGGGAGTCAGCCGACGGGAAGTCCGCGGATTCGACGGGCACTGACGGAAGTAGTGCTGACAGCAAGGGCGCTGACGGCAAGGAGAAGAAGAAGCGTCCGTTCTGGCAGGAGTTGCCGATTCTCCTCGTGATCGCCCTTTTGCTCTCACTCGGCATCAAGACCTTCTTCGTCCAGGCCTTCTCGATCCCGTCCGGCTCGATGGAACAGACGCTCGCGGTGGGCGACCGGGTGCTGGTCGACAAGTTCACCCCCTGGTTCGGCGCGAAGCCCGAGCGCGGCGAGGTGGTCGTCTTCCGCGACCCGGGCGGCTGGCTGGAGGGGGCGCCGAAGCGGTCGGACGACGGGGTGACGGGCGCGATCCAGACGGCGCTGAGTGCGGTCGGCCTGATGCCCTCGGCGGACGAGAAGGACCTGATCAAGCGAGTGATCGCGGTCGGCGGGGACACCGTCGAGTGCAAGAAGGGCAGCCCGCTGAAGGTGAACGGCGTCGTGCTCGACGAGCCGTACCTCTACCCCGGGTCGACGCCCTGCGACAACGACCCGGTCGGCACCGTCGTCGTCCCCGAGGACCACCTGTGGGTGATGGGCGACCACCGGAACAACTCGCGCGACTCCCGGCCGCACCACAACGAGACGGGTGACGGCTTCGTCCCGGTGGACAACGTCGTCGGCCGGGCCTTCGTGGTCGCGTGGCCGATCTCGCGCTGGGACACCCTGCCGGTGCCGGACACCTTCGACCAGAAGAGGCTCGCCGCGCCGTCCCTGCCGGAGGCGCCGTCGGGCCCGGGTGCCGCGGCGCTGGCCGCGGCCGTGCCGCTGACCCTGTGGCGGCGCCGTCGCCGGGCCCGCCGCGGAGCTGAGGCCGCGCCGCGGAGCTGA
- a CDS encoding NAD(P)/FAD-dependent oxidoreductase — protein MTSSETAPGRGTAVVIGGGLAGTVAAWALRGYAERIVVVERDRYPAELAFRAGVPQGRHAHLVLEAGHRALEELMPGIKQELTDAGATKVAVSGDLRWLSSAGWMADYPAQMAFLSCTRPVLDRTVLDRVRTEPSIEFLEGTDVVGLLGSARTVTGVKVRERGPERGEVREIPAELVVDAAGRSTPIAGWLAELGCPPVPEERVDAGVAYASRLFHRPAGADLGCKAIYLQTKAPDAPHLGVLLPVEGDRWIVSVAGMRGAEPEPGEAGFDRQLALLRDPSIREALLDAEPASEVRGFVPGPGVRRHYERRSPEGLVAVGDASCTFNPVYGQGITVSLLNAQVLRRAALRHGGIGHATARDARRAVAAVSKNPWVMSCTEDVRFAATTGGPSGAMLKVQHAFLDKVLAAATHDTAVAAAFHEVMSLVAPPTLLFRPTMLGAILRG, from the coding sequence ATGACTTCTTCGGAGACGGCCCCCGGGCGGGGCACGGCGGTGGTGATCGGCGGCGGGCTGGCCGGGACGGTGGCGGCGTGGGCCCTGCGCGGATATGCCGAGCGCATCGTGGTGGTGGAGCGGGACCGCTATCCGGCGGAGCTGGCGTTCCGGGCCGGGGTGCCGCAGGGGCGGCACGCGCACCTGGTGCTGGAGGCGGGGCACCGGGCCCTGGAGGAGCTGATGCCCGGCATCAAGCAGGAGTTGACGGATGCGGGCGCCACCAAGGTCGCCGTTTCGGGTGACCTGCGCTGGCTCAGCTCGGCGGGGTGGATGGCGGACTACCCAGCGCAGATGGCCTTCCTCTCGTGCACCCGGCCGGTGCTGGACAGGACCGTCCTCGACCGCGTCCGCACCGAGCCGTCGATCGAGTTCCTGGAAGGCACCGACGTGGTCGGGCTGCTCGGCTCGGCCCGCACGGTGACCGGTGTCAAGGTCCGCGAACGCGGTCCGGAGCGCGGCGAAGTCCGCGAGATCCCGGCAGAGTTGGTGGTGGACGCGGCCGGACGCTCGACCCCGATCGCGGGCTGGCTGGCCGAGCTCGGCTGCCCGCCGGTGCCCGAGGAACGGGTGGACGCGGGTGTCGCTTACGCCTCCCGGCTGTTCCACCGCCCGGCCGGCGCGGACCTCGGATGCAAGGCGATCTACCTGCAGACCAAGGCCCCGGACGCCCCCCACCTGGGCGTGCTGCTCCCGGTCGAGGGCGACCGCTGGATCGTCAGCGTGGCCGGCATGCGCGGCGCCGAACCCGAACCGGGCGAGGCCGGGTTCGACCGGCAGCTCGCGCTGCTGCGCGACCCGAGCATCCGCGAGGCCCTGCTCGACGCCGAGCCCGCGAGCGAGGTACGCGGCTTCGTCCCCGGCCCGGGCGTGCGGCGCCACTACGAGCGCCGATCCCCCGAGGGACTGGTCGCCGTCGGCGACGCCTCGTGCACCTTCAACCCCGTGTACGGCCAGGGCATCACCGTCTCCCTGCTGAACGCCCAGGTCCTGCGCCGCGCGGCGCTGCGGCACGGCGGCATCGGCCACGCCACCGCCCGGGACGCCCGGCGCGCGGTCGCGGCGGTGTCGAAGAACCCGTGGGTGATGTCCTGCACCGAGGACGTCCGCTTCGCCGCGACCACCGGCGGCCCGTCCGGCGCCATGCTCAAGGTGCAGCACGCCTTCCTGGACAAAGTCCTCGCGGCCGCCACCCACGACACGGCGGTGGCCGCGGCCTTCCACGAGGTGATGTCCCTGGTCGCCCCGCCGACCCTGCTGTTCCGCCCGACGATGCTCGGGGCGATCCTGCGCGGCTGA
- a CDS encoding double zinc ribbon domain-containing protein, with protein MSSEIYFSNNYRDLCEQHGTGAGFQFEFYCSRCSDTWRSPFEAFTTGQVAGWIGKGVNAAWNLIGGNANTLSSAADGLAGHTWGGARDAAFQRAISNAQSHFNRCARCTSYVCGRCFDPGQGLCHNCAPDTAAEAMAAQRRGLNDMVSERAYNVGQQSGAEFDVQTPRQLVCPQCQTETHGTPFCPGCGHRLAQPVQCVQCHKDVPEGAAFCPSCGTRR; from the coding sequence GTGAGTTCCGAGATCTACTTCAGCAACAACTACCGCGACCTCTGCGAGCAGCACGGGACCGGAGCGGGCTTCCAGTTCGAGTTCTACTGCTCGCGCTGCTCCGACACCTGGCGGTCGCCGTTCGAGGCGTTCACCACGGGCCAGGTGGCCGGGTGGATCGGCAAGGGCGTCAACGCCGCCTGGAACCTCATCGGTGGCAACGCCAACACCCTCAGCAGTGCCGCGGACGGCCTGGCCGGCCACACCTGGGGCGGCGCGCGCGACGCCGCGTTCCAGCGCGCGATCTCCAACGCCCAGTCGCACTTCAACCGTTGCGCGCGGTGCACCTCCTACGTCTGCGGCCGGTGCTTCGACCCGGGCCAGGGCCTGTGCCACAACTGCGCCCCGGACACGGCGGCCGAGGCGATGGCGGCGCAGCGGCGCGGGCTCAACGACATGGTCTCCGAGCGCGCCTACAACGTCGGCCAGCAGTCCGGTGCCGAGTTCGACGTGCAGACACCGCGCCAACTGGTCTGCCCGCAGTGCCAGACGGAGACGCACGGCACGCCGTTCTGCCCGGGCTGCGGCCACCGGCTCGCGCAGCCGGTGCAGTGCGTGCAGTGCCACAAGGACGTGCCCGAGGGCGCCGCGTTCTGCCCGTCGTGCGGTACCCGGCGCTGA
- a CDS encoding ABC-F family ATP-binding cassette domain-containing protein produces the protein MITTHGVDVRVGARLLLSDVSLHIAPGDRIGLVGRNGAGKTTLLATLAGQLAPAAGTVTRTGAVGYLPQDSRAADPAVTVTDRILSARGLDAAVRALRAAEEAMTGADSPAAERRAMDAYVRAEAAFQSRGGYAAEAEAARVAGGLGLPARVMDGPVGALSGGQRRRVELARILFADHGTLLLDEPTNHLDADSVLWLRGFLAGHPGGLVLISHDVDLLSDTLNRVFHLDPQRGAIDVHNTGWQAYLAQREADERRRTRERANAERKAAALNAQADKMRANVATATAARSMARRAGRMLSELEPVRRAERTARIRLPEPAPCGRMPLGAISLTKAYAGRPVLTGLDLAVDRGTRLVILGVNGAGKTTLLRILAGHARPDTGRVVPGPGLRLGYFAQEHDTLDPARTVRENLAQAAPGLTDGELRHVLGAFLFRGDDADKPAGVLSGGEKTRLALAGLVHSGANVLLLDEPTNNLDPASRAEVLAAVGTYPGAILMVTHDPGAIETLRPDRVLLLPDGDEDLWNDSYLELVGLS, from the coding sequence GTGATCACCACCCATGGTGTCGACGTGCGCGTCGGCGCCCGACTCCTCCTGTCCGACGTCAGCCTGCACATCGCCCCCGGCGACCGGATCGGCCTGGTCGGCCGCAACGGTGCCGGCAAGACCACCCTGCTCGCCACCCTCGCGGGGCAGTTGGCGCCCGCGGCCGGGACGGTCACCCGCACCGGCGCCGTCGGCTACCTCCCGCAGGACTCCCGGGCCGCCGACCCGGCCGTCACCGTCACCGACCGCATCCTGTCCGCCCGCGGCCTGGACGCCGCCGTCCGCGCGCTGCGGGCCGCCGAGGAGGCGATGACGGGGGCGGACAGCCCGGCCGCCGAGCGCCGCGCGATGGACGCGTACGTGCGGGCCGAGGCCGCGTTCCAGTCCCGCGGCGGCTACGCGGCGGAGGCCGAGGCCGCCCGGGTCGCGGGCGGGCTCGGGCTGCCCGCCCGGGTCATGGACGGCCCCGTCGGCGCGCTGTCCGGCGGCCAGCGGCGCCGGGTCGAGCTGGCCCGGATCCTGTTCGCCGACCACGGCACCCTGCTGCTCGACGAACCCACCAACCACCTGGACGCGGACTCGGTCCTCTGGCTGCGGGGCTTCCTCGCCGGTCACCCGGGCGGGCTCGTGCTGATCAGCCACGACGTCGACCTGCTCTCCGACACCCTCAACCGGGTCTTTCACCTCGACCCGCAGCGCGGCGCGATCGACGTCCACAACACCGGTTGGCAGGCCTACCTCGCACAGCGCGAGGCCGACGAGCGCCGCCGCACCCGCGAGCGGGCCAACGCGGAGCGCAAGGCCGCCGCCCTCAACGCCCAGGCCGACAAGATGCGGGCCAACGTCGCCACCGCGACCGCCGCCCGCAGCATGGCGCGGCGCGCCGGCCGGATGCTCTCCGAGCTGGAGCCCGTCCGGCGCGCCGAGCGCACCGCACGGATCCGGCTGCCCGAGCCCGCGCCCTGCGGCCGGATGCCGCTGGGCGCGATCAGCCTCACCAAGGCGTACGCGGGCCGGCCCGTCCTCACCGGACTCGACCTCGCCGTCGACCGGGGCACCCGGCTGGTGATCCTCGGCGTCAACGGCGCCGGCAAGACCACCCTGCTGCGGATCCTGGCCGGCCACGCGAGGCCGGACACCGGGCGGGTCGTCCCCGGGCCCGGGCTGCGGCTCGGCTACTTCGCACAGGAGCACGACACGCTCGACCCCGCGCGCACCGTCCGGGAGAACCTCGCCCAGGCCGCACCCGGCCTCACCGACGGCGAACTGCGGCACGTCCTCGGCGCGTTCCTGTTCCGTGGCGACGACGCAGACAAGCCGGCCGGCGTCCTGTCGGGCGGCGAGAAGACCCGGCTGGCGCTGGCCGGACTCGTCCACTCCGGCGCCAACGTCCTGCTCCTCGACGAACCCACCAACAATCTCGACCCGGCCTCCCGGGCCGAGGTCCTGGCGGCGGTCGGCACCTACCCGGGCGCGATCCTGATGGTCACCCACGACCCGGGCGCGATCGAGACGCTCCGGCCGGACCGCGTCCTGCTGCTGCCGGACGGGGACGAGGACCTGTGGAACGACTCCTACCTGGAGCTCGTCGGGCTCTCGTGA
- a CDS encoding IS30 family transposase, which produces MDFEIRKDRTAQGPVKLRREREAYSRLMQQGYTNTEACRIVGIARRTGQKWRHGRGAEQRQKAAPPIRMVVPPSGVSRYLSEDERIHIADRLREKATVRAIAAELGRSPSTISREIRRNRTEGTRGQWHYRPHAAQARADARRPRPKARKITENPELHAAVQAMLDEQWSPEQICHALRRQFPDRPEMHVVHETVYQALYVQGRGELRRELAGALRSGRARRRPQRQANCRRSRFTDPMVMISERPAEAEDRAVPGHWEGDLILGKEHKSAIGTLVERSTRYVMLLHLPGDHTAETVRDALVATARTLPVQLKRSLTWDQGSEMARHAEFSLATDIPVYFCDPASPWQRGSNENTNGLLRQYFPKGTDLSVHTPEHLAAVADQLNRRPRKTLGWETPAERLAKLLAA; this is translated from the coding sequence TTGGACTTCGAGATCCGCAAGGACCGGACGGCCCAGGGGCCTGTGAAGCTGCGCCGGGAACGGGAGGCATACTCCCGGCTCATGCAGCAGGGCTACACGAACACCGAGGCGTGCCGGATCGTCGGCATCGCCCGCCGGACCGGCCAGAAGTGGCGTCACGGCCGCGGAGCCGAGCAGCGGCAGAAGGCGGCACCACCGATTCGCATGGTGGTGCCGCCTTCCGGTGTCTCCCGGTATCTGAGCGAGGACGAGCGGATCCACATCGCCGACCGGCTGCGGGAGAAGGCCACCGTGCGGGCCATCGCCGCGGAGCTGGGCCGCAGTCCGTCCACCATCAGCCGGGAGATCCGCCGCAACCGCACCGAGGGCACTCGCGGGCAGTGGCACTACCGTCCGCACGCCGCCCAGGCCAGGGCGGACGCTCGCCGGCCCCGCCCCAAGGCCCGCAAGATCACCGAGAACCCCGAGCTGCACGCCGCCGTCCAGGCGATGCTGGACGAGCAGTGGAGCCCGGAGCAGATCTGCCACGCTCTACGTCGACAGTTCCCCGACCGGCCGGAGATGCACGTGGTCCACGAGACCGTCTACCAGGCGCTCTACGTCCAGGGCCGAGGCGAGCTGCGGCGCGAGCTCGCCGGTGCCCTGCGCTCAGGCCGGGCCCGCCGCAGGCCCCAGCGGCAGGCCAACTGCCGGCGTTCCCGCTTCACCGACCCGATGGTCATGATCAGCGAGCGCCCCGCCGAGGCCGAGGACCGGGCCGTCCCCGGCCACTGGGAGGGCGATCTGATCCTCGGCAAGGAGCACAAGTCCGCGATCGGCACCCTGGTCGAGCGTTCGACCCGCTACGTGATGCTGCTGCACCTGCCCGGCGACCACACCGCCGAGACCGTCCGCGACGCCCTAGTGGCCACCGCCCGGACACTCCCGGTCCAGCTGAAGCGGTCCCTGACCTGGGACCAGGGCAGCGAGATGGCCAGGCACGCGGAGTTCAGCCTGGCCACCGACATCCCGGTCTACTTCTGCGACCCGGCCAGTCCCTGGCAGCGCGGCTCCAACGAGAACACGAACGGCCTGCTGCGGCAGTACTTCCCCAAGGGCACCGACCTGTCGGTCCACACGCCCGAGCACCTGGCCGCCGTCGCCGACCAGCTCAACCGCCGCCCACGCAAAACGCTCGGCTGGGAAACCCCAGCCGAGCGTCTGGCTAAACTCCTCGCGGCCTAG